One genomic window of Arachis hypogaea cultivar Tifrunner chromosome 8, arahy.Tifrunner.gnm2.J5K5, whole genome shotgun sequence includes the following:
- the LOC112707058 gene encoding cytochrome b6-f complex iron-sulfur subunit, chloroplastic: MKHYPLTKKKSIIRNWEMKMWRCGSHVARAPYPRKTVASRLRFLTHHHIISSSSIHLPLTVCVSMASTTLPSIAPSQLCSRRRGVLCPSSSCSRKEVKIGKGKGMRVVCMATSIPADRVPDMGKRQLMNLLLLGAVALPSTGMLIPYTYFFVPPGSGSATGGTVAKDALGNDVLADQWLKAHGPGDRTLTQGLKGDPTYLVVEKDRTLATYGINAVCTHLGCVVPWNAAENKFICPCHGSQYNDQGRVVRGPAPLSLALAHCDVDDGKVVFVPWVETDFRTGDAPWWA, encoded by the exons ATGAAGCATTATCctctgaccaaaaaaaaaagcattatCCGAAATTGGGAAATGAAGATGTGGCGATGTGGCAGCCACGTGGCAAGAGCACCTTATCCAAGAAAAACCGTTGCCTCTCGTTTAAGATTTTTAACCCATCATCATATCATCTCATCATCCTCGATTCATCTTCCTCTTACTGTTTGTGTAAGCATGGCTTCCACCACACTGCCCTCTATAGCCCCTTCGCAG CTATGTTCTAGGAGGCGTGGGGTACTGTGCCCCTCATCGTCATGTTCAAGGAAAGAGGTGAAGATTGGGAAGGGAAAAGGGATGAGAGTGGTATGCATGGCGACGAGTATTCCAGCTGACAGAGTACCTGACATGGGGAAGAGACAGCTCATGAATCTTCTCCTCCTTGGTGCTGTTGCTCTCCCCTCTACTGGAATGCTCATTCCTTATACCTATTTCTTCGTCCCTCCTGG TTCAGGATCTGCTACTGGTGGTACTGTTGCAAAGGATGCACTTGGAAATGATGTGCTTGCAGACCAATGGCTCAAGGCGCATGGACCTGGTGACCGTACACTTACACAAGGATTGAAG GGAGATCCAACGTACCTTGTGGTGGAGAAAGACAGAACACTGGCAACATATGGGATTAATGCGGTGTGCACTCACCTTGGTTGTGTGGTGCCGTGGAATGCAGCGGAGAACAAGTTCATCTGCCCTTGCCATGGATCCCAGTACAATGACCAAGGAAGAGTTGTCAGAGGACCTGCTCCTTTG TCTCTGGCATTGGCGCATTGTGATGTGGATGATGGGAAGGTGGTGTTTGTTCCATGGGTTGAGACTGATTTCAGAACCGGTGACGCTCCCTGGTGGGCTTAG